The following nucleotide sequence is from Paenibacillus odorifer.
GCTGCCTGTAAGCTTGAAGCCCACTACATCAGGTGTAACAAAATAGAGCGGTTGTCCAAGCATTCCTGCTTCAGCCTCAATACCGCCTACACCCCAGCCCACAACACCAAGACCATTGATCATCGTGGTATGGGAGTCCGTTCCTACAAGGGAATCTGGATAAACGACAGTTTCACCATCGATAGTTTTGGTAGTGGCAACGGAAGCTAAATACTCTAGATTTACTTGGTGCACGATACCTGTTGCTGGTGGAACTGCACGGAAGTTGTTAAAAGCTGTCTGTGCCCAACGAAGGAAACGGTAACGCTCCTCGTTGCGTTCGAACTCAACGTTCATATTGTATTCCAAGGCGTCTGCTGTACCGAAAGCATCAACCATGACAGAGTGGTCAATTACAAGGTCAACCGGGACAAGCGGATTGATCTGTTTAGGATCTCCTCCGGCTTTTTTTACAGTATCACGCATAGCTGCGAGATCCACGACTACCGGAACTCCGGTGAAATCCTGAAGCACGATACGAGCAGGGATAAATGGAATTTCTTTATTACGGTCAATGTCACCTGACCAATCGGCCAGTTGTTTCACATGTTCTTCAGTAATTGCCCGTCCGTCAAACTGACGAACAGCAGCCTCTAGTAGGACTTTGATCGAAAAAGGCAGGGAAGAAATAGAGCCCAATCCTTGTTCCTCAAGGGACTTCAGATCATAATAGCGATAAGATTTGCCGCCTGATTCCAGGGTCCGAGCCAATGAAAAATGATCCTTGCTTGGCATATATGCGCCTCCTTGTTTCGTCTAATGAAACCCAATTTCAAATTGCTTCTAGCTTAATTATAACGGTTACAAAGTGGGGAGTAAAGTTTTTTTTCCTACATCTAAAGCCCGAATTATGCCTGAGAAAATGCCAAGCTACCCTTCCATTGTTATATTGTATCGTTTCGGGATATTCTTTTTACCTCAAAAAGAGCCATTAAAAGGAGATAATACGAAGGAATTCACCGGAATCCTTGGTTTTACTTATTTATTAGGGGAAATGCAGGCAGAATTTCTCTTCCTCAGTTATTAGGTGATATGTTCCTCGTTGTCGATGTTTGATTGAGATGTCGTACTTGGGGTTAGAGTTTTTACTTGAAACATCCTTAACTATTCAACCGATCTGTATAGCGGCCTGTTTCCTTTCATATACATAGAACAGCAGTTAAAAGGGAAAGAAGGGGCGCGAGTATAATGGAACAACAGTGGAAGCAAAGTCTTTATGTATATGTTGATCAAGTGAATAAGGCCAGGGTGGAGCCTAAGTCATCATCGCATACCGTTTCCGTGTCCGTTAAGGATCCGCGTTTTCTGGTAGAACAAGGGGAGCGTTCAAGACGTCTTGCTGAGTGGTATAAAGAACGTGGGATAACTCCTTTGCGCGGAGAGACAGGGGTTAAGACTTTGCGGACCGTCCGGCAGACTCCGACCGAGGTAGTAGCAGAGGTTACACTGCATAGTGCGCTTTATTATGAAAAAGGCGGCGTTAACCACCGCGAGGATATTATCGAGCTGGAGCGGCTGACCTTTGTACGGGACGGTGGGGGCTGGGAGATTGCTGGTGTGGAACGAAGTGTCCCTGAAAGAAATACGGTTCATCGGGCAGAGGTAGAGCTATCGGGCAGACTATCCAAATGGGGAGAGGCTTTGCCGGCACCGCTGCCATCACAGCCCCTGCTTAACCGGAATGTTCTCGGAGAAATTGCCGGTTCAAGAGAGGTTCGTTATAACCGTGAAGAAGCTGTGGCGTATGCCGACCGCTGGTGGAAAGACGGCAATCCGGAGTTCGAAACCTTCGAGGTGGACTGTACAAATTATGTCTCCCAATGTCTCTTTGCAGGGGGAGCACCTATCAACTATACTGGTAAAAGAGAAACGGGCTGGTGGTACAAAGGTTACCAAGGCAAACAAGAATGGTGGAGCTATAGCTGGGCTGTATCAGACAGTCTGCAACGCTATTTGAGCGGAAGTCGGAGCAGTGGCTTGCGTGCGGAAGTCATGGAGCGGCCGGAGCAATTGATGCTGGGCGATATCATTCAATATGACTGGGATGGCAACGGGCAGTATCAGCACAGCACAATCGTCACAGCTTTTGATGCAGGAGGCATGCCGCTTGTGAATGCACGTACCGTTAGCAGCCGTCATCGCTATTGGGACTATCGTGATTCCTACGCATGGACTGATCAAACGAAATACCGTTTTTTTCATATTAACGACTACTTATAGTACAGAAAGAGGTTAAGGGAATGGGGAACGCAAAACTAACCGTAGGGCTGGTGTACGGGGGCAAATCAGGAGAACATGAGGTATCGCTACAGACGGCTTTTGCCGTGATGAACTCATTTGATTATGATAAATATGAGATTATACCTTTTTACATTTCAAAACAGGGATTGTGGAAGGTTGGAGAGAAGTTATCAGCGCCTTACAGCCAAGTGGAGCAGCTCAAGCTTGCAGAAGCGACCGAAGATATGGGCACAGCCCTGAACGTGGTATTTAGTGGGTTATCCGGTGCGGACAAAACAGTGGACGTAATGTTCCCGCTGCTGCACGGCACGTATGGTGAGGACGGAACGATTCAAGGGTTGTTCGAAATGGCGAATATTCCTTACATCGGTGCTGGTGTTCTTGCCTCTTCGGCAGGTATGGATAAGGTTGTCATGAAGAAGCTGTTCGCTGATGCCGGCCTGGATCAATGCGAGTATTGTTATTTCAACATCAGCGCTTGGAAAAGAAAACGTCATGAGTTGATTGTTGGTGTAGAGGATAAACTGGGATATCCGGTATTCGTGAAGCCTGCCAATCTAGGCTCAAGTGTAGGTATTTCTAAGGCTGCTGATAAGGATAGTCTTGTAAAAGCAATTGATTTTGCTTTCCGTTATGACACCAAAGTTATTATTGAGGAGTTTGTGGATGCGCGTGAGGTAGAGGTTGGCGTGCTTGGAAATGATGAACCAGAAGCCTCTGTTCCGGGTGAAATCGTTTCTTCTGGTGAATATTATGATTACGCAGCCAAATATACGGACGGCAAATCGCAAATGATGATTCCTGCACCAGTGGATTCTGAAGTGGCCGATCGTTTGCGGGAGTCCGCGATAGTTGCTTTTCGAGCGATTGAGGGCAGTGGAATTACCCGGGCAGACTTCTTCTTGCGAAAATCGGATGGTAAAATTCTAATTAACGAACTGAACACGATGCCTGGTTTCACTCCTTACAGCATGTATCCGCTATTGTGGCGTGAGACGGGTGTATCTTATAGAGCTCTGTTAGACCGAATGATTGAGTTAGCCTTGGAGCGCTATAATTTTAAACAAGGTCTTAAGTACGACAACGAGTAATAGAAGCTATAGCGGGAATATCCCGACTGGAAGGAGAGAAGAACATGGGTTTTCAAACAGAATTCAACTCCGTCTGCAAATTCAAGAGTGAACAAGAGCTGTACGAGCTGCTGGAATATGGGCGCACCAAAATGGTGAAACAAGGCTTTCGTGTGTATCCAACAGGTCAGAAGGTTATTGCTTACACCCCTGAGAACGTAGCTGTAGCCATTGTCAAAATTTCAGCCTCGATTGCAGAGATTAATTTTCAAGGACATGAGGTTACCGCGGTAGAGATGGAGCTTATGCGTAAGCTGAATGAAGAAGAGTCCAGAGTGCAGACGGCTTTGGCTGAGGAAATGTTTTTTGGAGCACAGGGATGATTGTCCGCTTCGGATATGTAGCGATGTCCACCGTTATCAAAGACTGCTCCCCATCTAAGACAATGACGATGGCCTCTTTTAAGAAGCTGGATGACCGTGAAGCGGCACTTCGGCGTTTGGAGAACATCGCTAGAATGAATCTGCATAATACGCTGCGGTTGATGAAGCATAATGTGGCTTCGGACATCATGGTGTACCGCCTCACTTCCAAAATCATTCCTCTGGCGACGCATCCGGATTTGCAGGACTGGAATCCGTTTGCGGCGCTCGCCGAGGAATTTGCGGAAGTGGGCCAATATGTGAAAAAGCACGGGCTGCGTGTTTCTTTTCATCCAGATCACTTTACAGTACTTAGTACACCCCGTCCGGAGGTGCTGATAAACTCCGTACGGGATTTGCAGTACCATGTGGACATGCTGGTTGCTATGGGGCTTCCTGCCATGGCGAAGAACAATATCCATATTGGCGGAGCTTATGGGGACAAGCCTGTAGCGGCGAAGCGATTCGAGGAGCATTTCCGCGCGCTGCCGGCAGCGCTGCAGGAGCGTATAACGCTGGAGAATGACGATAAGACATTTACAGCTCCGGAGACACTGGCAGTCAGTCAGAGCGTAGGATTACCGATGGTGCTGGATATTCACCACCAATGGGTGAATAATGAAGGAGAGCTCCCTTGGGAGCTGTGGCCTGACATTTTGCAGACATGGCGAAGCGAGCTAGCACAGAAGGACGTTCCTTCTGGAGAGCTTTTGCCGCCTAAGATTCATGTATCCAGTCCGCGCAGCCCGTCTGATCCGCGCAGCCATGCGGATGGCGTGGAACCTGCGCCTTTGCTGGCTTTTCTGAAACGTATTGCCGCAGATACGCCTGCTGTCGATGTTATGATTGAGGCGAAACTAAAAGATGGCGCGTTATTTGGATTGATGGAGGCTATGAAGGAGCTGGCTGAGGCTGGTAACGGAATTTCCTTATTAAATGGGGCAAGCGTGAATATTGAACCTTAAACAATGAAAATAAGGAGATAGGTCCCGAATACGGGTCCTATCATGACTTGATATGTAACTTGAAATAGGGTACGTTGAATGAAACTTTAATCGCTTATCGTCTTTATATGGACCTAGGGCATTTATGCTCGCAGGTGAGAATTGGGTCCTCTTTTGGCGGAACTTTGGGAACTTGGGGAACGTTTTGACGTATTGCACGGTATTGTGAATAGGATTGCTTTAGAATTAAAGCCATTGGCGATTATGTTCAAGAAAGTGGAGTGAAGATATGAGTCCTTTAAATCCAGAGGGTAAGAATGAACGTGAACCCTATGTAGTAACAAGCAAGGGACATACGGCGGTGGCCATTAATGCGGCTGCCAAAGCAGGAGAATGGATAAAGAGCAGACAGGGTCTCGTGAAGGAGCTGAATACAAAGACTTCAGCACAAGATCTGGTTACGGAAGTTGATAAAGGCGTTGAGCAAATGATTCGCAGGCTGATCCTGACACATTTTCCCGACCATGCCATTCTCGGGGAAGAAGGGGTTTCCCCGGGAGCAGCAGCGGCTACCGCTGCATTGGAAGAAGCTCGTGAGCATGAATATTTGTGGATTGTAGATCCTGTAGATGGTACGACTAATTTCGTACACGGATTTCCTTTTTACTGTGTCTCCATAGCATTGGTGATTCGCGGTGAACTAACAGTAGGCGTTATTTATGATCCGACTCGTGATGAAATGTTCGTCGCTGAAAAAGGAAAGGGAGCTTACATGCACGGTGTTCCTACCTCGGTCTCTACGGAGACTGATTTTGGGGACAGCCTGATCGCTATGGGCTTTCCGCCGGATCGTGAGTTTGCACAACCTGTGAATATGGCCGGACTGCAAAGTATTCTTCCGCAGATTCGTGGTATTCGTGCCGGAGGCGCGGCTGCTCTACATCTAGCTTATGTGGCGGCAGGCCGGGTAGATGGCTATTGGGAAGTGGGCTTAAGCCCTTGGGACTGTGCAGCAGGAGTACTGCTTGTACTTGAATCAGGAGGCAAGATTACGGATACCCTAGGACGTTCATATGATATTGGTACACGCCATGTAGTAGCAAGTAATGGCCACATTCACGAATATTTGGTTTCGTCACTGAAGAATGCTGAAGCAACAGGATATAAGCTTTAGGGAGGACGATACAGCATGAGTGAGAAGGATGATTTGGAACGCAAGCTGAGCGAAATGTTGGTAGATGGGGAGATGGAACAAGGCGATCGTACGGCTAAGGAAATCCGGGAAATCTCACCTAAATATGAAATTCGTATTCAGACTACGCTCGATCCTATTGTGGAAGAAACATTGCGTTATCGTAAGATTGGATATGAGCTGGATGACCGTTATGATAAATATCTGGAGCGTGCAGGGCAGAAGTTAGAGTCAGATGAAGATTCAGACAAATAATAGCCAGTGATTTGCGAGGGGCGGTTTCCTGAATATAGGAGGCCGCTCTTTTGCGTTGCTACCCTGGGATGGTAGAATGGAATTAGAACAATTTGGGAGGGATACGATGCTAGGCAATTGGAAAAAAATTTGGGCAGCTGGCATAAGCAGCCTGCTTTTGTTATCTGCGCTGATTAGCGTAGGAGCAGGCACGGCAAATGCGGCTGACACGACTGCAATACAAGACTCTGGGCAGGATGTCTTTCGCATCGTAGCTCTAGGTGATTCCATTACTGCTGGCTACGAGCCAGGAATGACGGACGTGAATACCAAGCCATACGGCTATGCGGAGAGATTGCTTGAGCAGGGCTGGTATCATGGCAGAAGTGCACTTACTAATTATGGTATCCTAGGGCTGACTACGGCCGGATTACGTAATTACACAGGAGCAATCAAGGATGGTTCAGTGATTACTGCTGACGGAGTTCAGGCAGGTCTCCCAGATCCACGAATAGAGCAGTTCGTGAAGCTAACTCCGCAGATCGCAGCAGAGCTTAAGGAAGCTGATCTGATTACCATTACGATTGGTGGGAATGATGTAAGCAGTCTGTTCTTGCAGTTCAAGGAGCTGACGGATGCGGATTTCCAAACACAGCTGGACCAGCGGTTAGCGGATTATCAAACAAATGTGAAGGCAGTGCTGGAGAATATTCGTGCGGTAAGTCCGCAAGCGACGATTATACTGGCCGATCAATATCAACCTGCCCCTAAGGTCGCGCTTGGTCAAATGTACAACAGACTAATGACGGCAGCGGGCAAATTTACGGAAGCGGCGGATAGTGTAGCTGCAAGCGTAAATCAAGAGGGAGCGAAGGTGCTTGTAGCTCATGTTGCGGCAAAGTTTGCCGGGGTAGAAGGCTCGCTGACACATATTATTGGAGCAGGGCAAACTGATTTTCACCCAACGCAGCTTGGATATGAGACTATTGCTAAGGTTTTCGCGGAGTTACAATGGGGAGAGTATCGTGTTCCTACTGTAGCTACAATGGCTACTGCATCGGTACCGATGTCGATTGTAGTGAAGGGCGTGGAGTTGAATACACCCAATAAGCCTATCCTTAAAAATGGGCAGAACTTTTTGGCGCTGAA
It contains:
- a CDS encoding amidase domain-containing protein, encoding MEQQWKQSLYVYVDQVNKARVEPKSSSHTVSVSVKDPRFLVEQGERSRRLAEWYKERGITPLRGETGVKTLRTVRQTPTEVVAEVTLHSALYYEKGGVNHREDIIELERLTFVRDGGGWEIAGVERSVPERNTVHRAEVELSGRLSKWGEALPAPLPSQPLLNRNVLGEIAGSREVRYNREEAVAYADRWWKDGNPEFETFEVDCTNYVSQCLFAGGAPINYTGKRETGWWYKGYQGKQEWWSYSWAVSDSLQRYLSGSRSSGLRAEVMERPEQLMLGDIIQYDWDGNGQYQHSTIVTAFDAGGMPLVNARTVSSRHRYWDYRDSYAWTDQTKYRFFHINDYL
- the uvsE gene encoding UV DNA damage repair endonuclease UvsE; the encoded protein is MIVRFGYVAMSTVIKDCSPSKTMTMASFKKLDDREAALRRLENIARMNLHNTLRLMKHNVASDIMVYRLTSKIIPLATHPDLQDWNPFAALAEEFAEVGQYVKKHGLRVSFHPDHFTVLSTPRPEVLINSVRDLQYHVDMLVAMGLPAMAKNNIHIGGAYGDKPVAAKRFEEHFRALPAALQERITLENDDKTFTAPETLAVSQSVGLPMVLDIHHQWVNNEGELPWELWPDILQTWRSELAQKDVPSGELLPPKIHVSSPRSPSDPRSHADGVEPAPLLAFLKRIAADTPAVDVMIEAKLKDGALFGLMEAMKELAEAGNGISLLNGASVNIEP
- a CDS encoding inositol monophosphatase family protein — protein: MSPLNPEGKNEREPYVVTSKGHTAVAINAAAKAGEWIKSRQGLVKELNTKTSAQDLVTEVDKGVEQMIRRLILTHFPDHAILGEEGVSPGAAAATAALEEAREHEYLWIVDPVDGTTNFVHGFPFYCVSIALVIRGELTVGVIYDPTRDEMFVAEKGKGAYMHGVPTSVSTETDFGDSLIAMGFPPDREFAQPVNMAGLQSILPQIRGIRAGGAAALHLAYVAAGRVDGYWEVGLSPWDCAAGVLLVLESGGKITDTLGRSYDIGTRHVVASNGHIHEYLVSSLKNAEATGYKL
- a CDS encoding D-alanine--D-alanine ligase, producing the protein MGNAKLTVGLVYGGKSGEHEVSLQTAFAVMNSFDYDKYEIIPFYISKQGLWKVGEKLSAPYSQVEQLKLAEATEDMGTALNVVFSGLSGADKTVDVMFPLLHGTYGEDGTIQGLFEMANIPYIGAGVLASSAGMDKVVMKKLFADAGLDQCEYCYFNISAWKRKRHELIVGVEDKLGYPVFVKPANLGSSVGISKAADKDSLVKAIDFAFRYDTKVIIEEFVDAREVEVGVLGNDEPEASVPGEIVSSGEYYDYAAKYTDGKSQMMIPAPVDSEVADRLRESAIVAFRAIEGSGITRADFFLRKSDGKILINELNTMPGFTPYSMYPLLWRETGVSYRALLDRMIELALERYNFKQGLKYDNE
- a CDS encoding stalk domain-containing protein; translated protein: MLGNWKKIWAAGISSLLLLSALISVGAGTANAADTTAIQDSGQDVFRIVALGDSITAGYEPGMTDVNTKPYGYAERLLEQGWYHGRSALTNYGILGLTTAGLRNYTGAIKDGSVITADGVQAGLPDPRIEQFVKLTPQIAAELKEADLITITIGGNDVSSLFLQFKELTDADFQTQLDQRLADYQTNVKAVLENIRAVSPQATIILADQYQPAPKVALGQMYNRLMTAAGKFTEAADSVAASVNQEGAKVLVAHVAAKFAGVEGSLTHIIGAGQTDFHPTQLGYETIAKVFAELQWGEYRVPTVATMATASVPMSIVVKGVELNTPNKPILKNGQNFLALKDILNAVGASGKWDNKTSSATIVYGGRTVVITIGSKFIKVNGENVAIDTPAFLQKVGKEDKTYLPLAALATGLGFDVNYSSKLRTAFINP